A single window of Nocardioides baekrokdamisoli DNA harbors:
- a CDS encoding LysM peptidoglycan-binding domain-containing protein, whose translation MSAMTIESVMVRPARPALTVVAPAARTVRLTRRGRLVVFVAVLLGLLALAVLGSQIASAGEHAGVIRTHTVMVKPGDSLWNVAARAAGDGDVTAMEDRIMKLNGLSSDSVQAGQVLRVPA comes from the coding sequence ATGAGCGCAATGACGATCGAGTCCGTGATGGTCCGCCCGGCCCGTCCGGCGTTGACGGTGGTTGCTCCGGCGGCCCGCACCGTCCGGCTGACGCGCCGTGGTCGCCTGGTGGTCTTCGTTGCCGTCCTTCTGGGTCTGCTTGCGCTCGCCGTGCTCGGCAGCCAGATCGCCAGCGCGGGAGAGCATGCCGGCGTCATCAGGACGCACACCGTCATGGTCAAGCCGGGCGACTCGCTGTGGAACGTCGCGGCTCGCGCCGCCGGTGACGGCGACGTCACCGCGATGGAGGACCGGATCATGAAGCTGAACGGGCTGAGCTCGGACAGCGTCCAGGCCGGTCAGGTGCTGCGCGTACCTGCCTGA
- a CDS encoding SAM-dependent methyltransferase produces MIGIATALADALSPVVPELPVRLIAWDGSYVGPDGAPLVELRSPDALRRLLWHPGELGAAQAYVTGEAEIHGDLDEALAAILTPSRTSTVTTAARLTMASRVARLLPSLGVIGPPLPAPRSQATIKGRLHSKVRDRASIHHHYDLSNEFYSLILDPSMAYSCGYHATPTTTLAEAQRAKLDLVCTKLGLEPGMTLLDIGCGWGSLSLHAAERFGAHVTAITIAAEQQRFIQERIDARGLGDRVTVTLCDYRDAEGSYDAVSSIEMGEHVGEQNYATYARVIHDRVRPGGRALIQQMSRTGRHPGGGPFIESFIAPDMHMRPVGETVAYLERAGLEVRDVHGLREHYVHTVAGWLANVEASADLLTDLVGEEVVRVWRLYLVGGSAAFRDGRMGVDQILAVRPGATHSLPSVRRW; encoded by the coding sequence ATGATCGGCATCGCGACCGCTCTCGCCGACGCCCTGTCGCCGGTCGTCCCGGAGTTGCCCGTCCGTCTGATCGCCTGGGACGGGTCGTACGTGGGACCCGATGGCGCGCCGCTGGTGGAACTGCGGTCGCCGGACGCGCTGCGTCGCCTGCTCTGGCATCCCGGTGAGCTCGGCGCCGCGCAGGCGTACGTCACGGGCGAAGCGGAGATCCACGGTGACCTCGACGAGGCGCTGGCGGCGATCCTGACCCCGTCGCGCACGTCGACTGTGACCACGGCCGCGCGGCTCACAATGGCGTCGCGCGTGGCTCGATTGCTGCCGTCGTTGGGAGTGATCGGGCCGCCGCTGCCGGCGCCGAGATCCCAGGCGACGATCAAGGGTCGACTGCACTCCAAGGTTCGCGACCGTGCCTCGATCCATCATCACTACGACCTGTCGAACGAGTTCTACTCCCTGATCCTCGACCCGTCGATGGCGTACTCGTGCGGATATCACGCGACGCCGACAACGACGCTGGCCGAGGCCCAGCGAGCCAAACTCGACCTGGTCTGTACGAAGTTGGGACTCGAACCGGGGATGACCCTGCTCGACATCGGGTGCGGCTGGGGCTCGTTGTCCTTGCACGCAGCCGAACGCTTCGGTGCGCACGTCACGGCGATCACCATCGCCGCCGAGCAGCAGCGGTTCATCCAGGAACGCATCGACGCCCGCGGGCTGGGCGATCGGGTCACGGTGACGCTGTGCGACTACCGCGACGCCGAGGGGAGCTACGACGCCGTGTCCTCGATCGAGATGGGCGAACACGTCGGCGAGCAGAACTACGCCACGTACGCACGGGTCATCCACGACCGGGTGCGTCCCGGCGGCCGGGCCCTGATCCAGCAGATGTCGCGCACCGGCCGACATCCGGGCGGCGGCCCGTTCATCGAGTCGTTCATCGCACCTGACATGCACATGCGACCTGTCGGCGAAACCGTCGCGTACCTCGAGCGCGCGGGCCTGGAGGTCCGTGACGTGCACGGGCTGCGCGAGCACTACGTACACACCGTGGCCGGATGGTTGGCCAACGTCGAAGCCTCCGCCGACCTGCTCACGGACCTGGTCGGCGAGGAGGTCGTCCGAGTCTGGCGGTTGTATCTCGTCGGTGGCTCGGCGGCCTTCCGGGACGGGCGGATGGGGGTCGACCAGATCCTCGCCGTCCGTCCCGGAGCCACTCATTCGCTGCCGTCGGTACGGCGATGGTGA
- a CDS encoding FAD-dependent oxidoreductase, with amino-acid sequence MTVSTPPPRLAVIGSGVSGLVAAYAATRAGVQVTVFEADERLGGHADTHAVTEAGRVLQIDTGFIVHNRQTYPVLCRLFEELDVATQDSEMSMSIRDDLTDLEWAGARGRRGLFPRRSNVFNAHYLRMLTEIPRFHRQARAVLAETAPDRTLHDFVLEHGFSTYFVQHFLEPLVAAVWSCDPTLASRYPARYLFQFLSHHGMLSVTGSPTWRTVTGGSHAYVNAVAERLDEVLYSTAVTAVLEREDRASVVDHHGVERDFDQVIIATHPDQALAMLKDPTTAQQEVLGAITYSANVALLHTDTSLMPRAAGAWSSWNFRRVRGEAAPVTVTYDLTRLQQLPTRTHYLVTIGGEDLVDPGQVIARREYAHPLYTPESVAAQGRLSEIGTDRVAFAGAYHGWGFHEDGARSGLAAAERLGHHWPEPTRPAEHAIGAYRTTIWHERQQPWRRTFRHRSTMWVSDIDGPASSSLWGRLAHGRHEARDHLGRPDRSLRENVASFLGRRGIELGDAQVLLAAHPRAWGYCFNPISVWWCLRGDGSVLATILEVHNTYGDRHAYLIEGPALDAVVQKQMYVSPFHPSTGIYRVHAPVPRGKLDIRVELRSPDGANFRADLSGERCTTAPRLSGLSALRDSALIRLHGLVLWAHRLPIQPRPAHQQEDV; translated from the coding sequence ATGACTGTCAGCACCCCGCCACCGCGCCTGGCCGTGATCGGCTCCGGGGTTTCTGGACTGGTGGCGGCGTACGCGGCCACGCGCGCCGGCGTCCAGGTCACCGTCTTTGAAGCTGATGAACGGCTGGGCGGCCATGCGGACACCCACGCCGTGACGGAGGCCGGCCGCGTACTGCAGATCGACACCGGATTCATCGTGCACAACCGGCAGACGTATCCGGTGCTGTGCCGGCTGTTCGAGGAGCTCGACGTCGCGACTCAGGACTCGGAGATGTCGATGTCGATCCGCGACGACCTCACCGATCTGGAGTGGGCAGGTGCTCGGGGGCGTCGGGGCCTGTTCCCACGCAGGTCGAACGTGTTCAACGCGCACTACCTACGGATGCTCACCGAGATCCCCCGATTCCATCGGCAGGCACGTGCGGTCCTGGCTGAGACCGCGCCCGACCGGACGCTCCACGACTTCGTCCTCGAGCACGGTTTCAGCACCTACTTCGTCCAGCACTTCCTGGAACCTCTGGTGGCCGCGGTCTGGTCCTGCGACCCGACCCTCGCAAGCCGATACCCGGCGCGCTACCTGTTCCAGTTCCTCTCCCATCACGGGATGCTCAGCGTCACCGGAAGCCCGACCTGGCGCACCGTCACCGGCGGGTCGCACGCGTACGTGAATGCCGTCGCGGAGCGTCTCGACGAGGTCCTGTACTCGACCGCCGTCACCGCCGTGCTCGAGCGCGAGGATCGCGCCAGCGTGGTCGATCACCACGGCGTGGAGCGCGACTTCGATCAGGTGATCATCGCGACTCATCCCGACCAGGCCCTGGCCATGCTCAAGGACCCGACAACCGCGCAGCAAGAAGTCCTCGGGGCGATCACGTATTCCGCGAATGTCGCCCTGCTGCACACCGATACCTCGCTGATGCCGAGGGCCGCCGGTGCCTGGAGCTCCTGGAACTTCCGGCGGGTACGCGGCGAGGCGGCGCCGGTGACAGTGACGTACGACCTGACCCGACTGCAACAGCTGCCAACCCGGACGCACTATCTCGTCACGATCGGCGGTGAGGATCTCGTGGACCCGGGTCAGGTCATTGCTCGCCGGGAGTACGCACACCCGCTCTATACGCCGGAATCGGTGGCCGCTCAGGGTCGGCTCAGTGAGATCGGGACCGACCGGGTCGCCTTCGCTGGCGCGTATCACGGCTGGGGATTCCACGAAGACGGCGCCCGATCGGGTCTGGCCGCCGCCGAACGGCTGGGCCACCACTGGCCGGAACCGACCCGGCCCGCTGAGCACGCGATCGGCGCCTATCGGACGACGATCTGGCACGAACGCCAGCAACCCTGGCGCCGTACGTTCCGACACCGCTCAACGATGTGGGTCAGCGACATCGACGGGCCGGCCAGTTCTTCACTCTGGGGGCGACTCGCCCACGGGCGTCACGAAGCCCGCGACCACCTCGGCCGTCCTGATCGATCGCTTCGCGAGAACGTCGCATCGTTCCTCGGCCGACGCGGGATCGAGTTGGGTGACGCGCAGGTGCTGCTCGCTGCGCATCCCCGAGCGTGGGGCTACTGCTTCAACCCGATCAGCGTCTGGTGGTGTCTGCGTGGGGACGGCTCGGTGCTCGCCACGATCCTTGAGGTGCACAACACCTATGGAGATCGACACGCGTACCTGATCGAAGGACCGGCACTCGACGCCGTCGTCCAGAAGCAGATGTACGTGTCTCCCTTCCACCCCTCCACCGGCATCTATCGCGTCCACGCTCCGGTGCCGAGAGGCAAGCTCGACATCCGGGTGGAGTTGCGTTCTCCGGACGGCGCCAACTTCCGAGCGGACCTCTCCGGTGAACGCTGTACGACTGCTCCCCGGCTCTCAGGACTGTCCGCGCTGCGCGACAGCGCCCTGATCCGGTTGCACGGCCTCGTCCTGTGGGCCCATCGCCTTCCGATCCAACCCCGCCCAGCCCATCAGCAGGAGGACGTATGA
- a CDS encoding SAM-dependent methyltransferase: MTITNLAPARVRIDLDPIDSGLSTAISARVARALFVRAVSGLDVSVHLEGRTYGRGGPEMIIRRPDEFFARLGRDKNIGFGEAYLSGAWDAPDLASFLTVLCARIATLVPAPLRALRGAVVPRPPRDERGAQDDTQRVIAHHYDLSNDLFALFLDPTLMYSAALFRTDESGRPITGDDLETAQIRKIDAMLDLAEVGEGTRLLEIGSGWGALAIRAARRGAIVRTITLSTEQRDLAIGRVAAAGLADRIGVELCDYRDVRGTYDAVISVEMIEAVGWRYWSSYFQTIDRVLAPGGRVAIQAITMPHARMRATRETYTWITKYIFPGGFLPSVTALKQVTERDTRLRLRSSTSLGSHYAETLRQWDQRFLAARADWTRLGFDETFGRLWHFYLSYSRAGFASAYLDDLQLLFTRDAAR, from the coding sequence ATGACCATCACCAACCTTGCCCCGGCACGTGTCCGAATCGACCTCGACCCGATCGACTCGGGACTGTCGACCGCGATCTCCGCACGGGTCGCGAGGGCCCTGTTCGTACGCGCCGTCTCCGGCTTGGACGTGTCGGTCCACCTCGAGGGGCGTACGTACGGCCGGGGCGGACCGGAGATGATCATCCGGCGCCCGGACGAGTTCTTCGCCCGCCTCGGACGGGACAAGAACATCGGGTTCGGCGAGGCCTACCTCTCCGGCGCGTGGGACGCGCCCGACCTGGCGTCGTTCCTGACGGTGCTGTGCGCACGGATCGCGACCCTGGTCCCAGCCCCGCTGCGAGCGCTTCGCGGAGCCGTCGTACCTCGGCCTCCGCGCGATGAGCGCGGTGCTCAGGACGACACGCAGCGGGTGATCGCCCACCACTACGACCTGTCGAACGATCTGTTCGCGCTCTTCCTGGACCCGACCCTGATGTATTCGGCGGCGCTGTTCCGGACCGACGAATCGGGCCGTCCGATCACCGGCGACGACCTCGAGACCGCCCAGATCCGCAAGATCGACGCAATGCTCGATCTTGCAGAGGTGGGTGAGGGCACCCGTCTGCTCGAGATCGGCAGCGGCTGGGGCGCCCTCGCGATCCGTGCAGCCCGACGCGGAGCGATCGTTCGCACGATCACCCTGTCCACCGAGCAGCGTGACCTCGCGATCGGGCGTGTCGCGGCTGCCGGACTGGCCGATCGGATCGGCGTCGAACTATGCGACTACCGAGACGTTCGTGGGACGTACGACGCCGTGATCTCGGTGGAGATGATCGAGGCCGTCGGATGGCGGTACTGGTCGTCGTACTTCCAGACCATCGACCGTGTGCTCGCCCCGGGCGGCCGTGTCGCGATCCAGGCGATCACCATGCCGCATGCACGCATGCGCGCCACCCGGGAGACCTACACCTGGATCACGAAATACATCTTCCCCGGCGGTTTCCTGCCCTCGGTGACCGCACTCAAGCAGGTCACCGAACGTGACACCCGGCTCCGCCTGCGCAGCAGCACCTCGCTCGGATCGCACTACGCCGAGACGCTGAGGCAATGGGACCAGCGGTTCCTGGCAGCCCGCGCCGATTGGACCCGCCTGGGCTTCGACGAGACGTTCGGCCGACTGTGGCACTTCTACCTCTCGTACTCGCGCGCAGGATTCGCCTCCGCCTACCTCGACGATCTGCAACTGCTCTTCACCCGGGACGCAGCCCGATGA
- a CDS encoding vitamin B12-dependent ribonucleotide reductase → MTETVSSATSAAQGSGAGLTIERIFSTEGVHPYDEINWERRDVVQKNWKTGETVFEQLGVEFPDFWSINASTIVTTKYFRGAVGADNREASLKTLINRVVDTYTEAGIKHGYFRTAVDAQTFSDELTYLLVNQYFSFNSPVWFNVGTSAPQQVSACFILSVDDSMDSILNWYREEGFIFKGGSGAGLNLSRIRSSKELLKSGGTASGPVSFMRGADASAGTIKSGGATRRAAKMVVLDVDHPDILEFVETKMREEDKIRALRDAGFDMDLGGKDITSVQYQNANNSVRVSDEFMRAVEEGKEFGLKARSTGEVIETVDARDLFRKISEAAWACADPGLQYDDTINDWHTNPETGRITASNPCSEYMSLDNSSCNLASLNLLKFLKDDETFDAVRFAQAVELIITAMDISICFADFPTESIGKTTVDYRQLGIGYANLGALLMAMGLGYDSEGGRSMAATITSLMTGQSYKRSAELAAIVGPYNGFARNAEAHKRVMRKHQAANDAVRTLHIADAIVHKAATQAWADVQELGAANGFRNAQASVLAPTGTIGFMMDCDTTGIEPDFSLVKFKKLVGGGSMQIVNQTIPRALKKLGYDEEKVEAIVEYIGEHGHVIDAPGLKTEHYEIFDTAMGARSLKPMGHVRMMAVCQPFLSGAISKTVNLPESATVEEIEDVYMESWKLGLKATAIYRDNCKVGQPLADGGGKAKKDAKDAADAAAAADAPKVETVTVYAPTRKRMPKSRVSRTTSFTVGGAEGYMTSGAHDDGSLGEIFLKLGKQGSTLAGVMDAFSIAVSIGLQYGVPLENFTSKFTNLAFEPSGFTDDEEIRMAKSLMDYVFRRLALDYLPYEKRAGLGIFSADERQRYLETGSYDAITTHGTSAAELIAAPAVISDATAPEPLAGAEPVAEATAAPVETTARTTAELLEIISGTAVDSPLCFTCGTKMRPAGSCYVCEGCGSTSGCS, encoded by the coding sequence ATGACGGAGACGGTGAGCAGCGCGACGAGCGCGGCCCAGGGTTCAGGCGCGGGGCTGACGATCGAGCGGATTTTCTCGACCGAGGGTGTGCACCCGTACGACGAGATCAACTGGGAGCGTCGCGACGTCGTCCAGAAGAACTGGAAGACCGGCGAGACGGTCTTCGAGCAGTTGGGCGTGGAGTTTCCCGACTTCTGGTCGATCAACGCTTCGACCATCGTCACCACCAAGTACTTCCGTGGCGCCGTCGGCGCGGACAACCGTGAAGCCAGCCTCAAGACGCTGATCAACCGCGTCGTGGACACCTACACCGAGGCGGGCATCAAGCACGGCTACTTCCGTACGGCCGTCGACGCCCAGACCTTCTCCGACGAGCTCACCTACCTGCTCGTGAACCAGTACTTCTCCTTCAACTCCCCGGTCTGGTTCAACGTGGGTACGTCCGCTCCGCAGCAGGTCTCCGCCTGCTTCATCCTGAGCGTCGACGACTCGATGGACTCGATCCTGAACTGGTACCGCGAAGAGGGCTTCATCTTCAAGGGTGGCTCGGGTGCTGGCCTGAACCTCTCCCGGATCCGCTCGAGCAAGGAGCTGCTGAAGTCCGGTGGCACCGCCAGCGGCCCGGTCTCCTTCATGCGTGGTGCTGACGCCTCGGCCGGCACGATCAAGTCCGGCGGCGCGACCCGTCGTGCAGCCAAGATGGTCGTCCTGGATGTCGACCACCCGGACATCCTCGAGTTCGTCGAGACCAAGATGCGCGAAGAGGACAAGATCCGCGCGCTGCGCGACGCCGGCTTCGACATGGACCTCGGTGGCAAGGACATCACCTCGGTCCAGTACCAGAACGCCAACAACTCGGTCCGTGTGAGCGACGAGTTCATGCGTGCGGTCGAGGAGGGCAAGGAGTTCGGCCTCAAGGCCCGCTCCACCGGTGAGGTCATCGAGACCGTTGACGCCCGCGACCTGTTCCGCAAGATCTCCGAGGCCGCGTGGGCCTGTGCCGACCCGGGTCTGCAGTACGACGACACGATCAACGACTGGCACACGAACCCGGAGACTGGCCGCATCACCGCGTCGAACCCGTGCTCGGAGTACATGTCGCTCGACAACTCGTCCTGCAACCTGGCCTCGCTCAACCTGCTCAAGTTCCTCAAGGACGACGAGACCTTCGACGCGGTGCGTTTCGCGCAGGCCGTCGAGTTGATCATCACCGCGATGGACATCTCGATCTGCTTCGCGGACTTCCCGACGGAGTCGATCGGCAAGACCACGGTCGACTACCGCCAGCTCGGCATCGGGTACGCCAACCTCGGCGCGCTGCTGATGGCGATGGGTCTCGGGTACGACTCCGAGGGCGGTCGATCGATGGCTGCGACCATCACCTCGCTGATGACCGGTCAGTCGTACAAGCGGTCGGCCGAGCTCGCCGCGATCGTCGGCCCGTACAACGGGTTCGCACGCAACGCGGAGGCCCACAAGCGGGTCATGCGCAAGCACCAGGCGGCCAATGACGCGGTGCGTACGCTCCACATCGCCGACGCCATCGTGCACAAGGCGGCCACCCAGGCCTGGGCGGACGTCCAGGAGCTCGGCGCGGCCAACGGCTTCCGCAACGCCCAGGCCTCGGTGCTCGCGCCGACCGGCACCATCGGCTTCATGATGGACTGCGACACCACAGGCATCGAGCCGGACTTCTCGCTGGTCAAGTTCAAGAAGCTGGTCGGCGGCGGTTCGATGCAGATCGTCAACCAGACGATCCCGCGGGCGCTGAAGAAGCTCGGGTACGACGAGGAGAAGGTCGAGGCGATCGTCGAGTACATCGGCGAGCACGGTCACGTCATCGACGCTCCGGGCTTGAAGACCGAGCACTACGAGATCTTCGACACCGCGATGGGCGCCCGCTCGCTCAAGCCGATGGGCCACGTCCGGATGATGGCTGTGTGCCAGCCGTTCCTGTCGGGTGCGATCAGCAAGACCGTCAACCTGCCGGAGTCGGCGACGGTTGAGGAGATCGAAGACGTCTACATGGAGTCGTGGAAGCTCGGCCTCAAGGCCACCGCGATCTACCGCGACAACTGCAAGGTCGGCCAGCCGCTCGCCGACGGTGGTGGCAAGGCCAAGAAGGACGCCAAGGATGCTGCCGACGCGGCTGCTGCGGCTGATGCGCCGAAGGTTGAGACGGTTACCGTCTACGCCCCGACGCGCAAGCGGATGCCGAAGTCGCGCGTCTCGCGTACGACGTCCTTCACGGTCGGCGGCGCCGAGGGCTACATGACCTCGGGTGCGCACGACGACGGCTCGCTCGGCGAGATCTTCCTCAAGCTCGGCAAGCAGGGTTCGACCTTGGCCGGTGTCATGGACGCCTTCTCGATCGCGGTCTCGATCGGCTTGCAGTACGGCGTCCCGTTGGAGAACTTCACCTCCAAGTTCACGAACCTGGCTTTCGAGCCGTCGGGCTTCACCGACGACGAGGAGATCCGGATGGCCAAGTCCCTCATGGACTACGTCTTCCGCCGCCTGGCTCTTGACTACCTGCCGTACGAGAAGCGCGCCGGTCTGGGCATCTTCTCGGCCGACGAGCGTCAGCGTTACCTGGAGACGGGGTCCTACGACGCGATCACGACGCACGGCACCTCGGCCGCCGAACTGATCGCCGCCCCGGCGGTCATCTCGGACGCGACTGCTCCGGAGCCGCTCGCCGGTGCCGAGCCGGTCGCTGAAGCCACGGCCGCTCCGGTCGAGACCACGGCGCGTACGACCGCGGAACTGCTCGAGATCATCTCGGGTACGGCCGTCGACAGCCCGCTCTGCTTCACCTGCGGGACCAAGATGCGCCCGGCCGGTAGCTGCTACGTCTGCGAGGGTTGCGGTAGCACCAGCGGCTGCAGCTGA
- a CDS encoding pyrimidine dimer DNA glycosylase/endonuclease V gives MQTFLPYPSFAESARVLDRARLGKQRVETLQILQVLTGNRLVSSVRRGGGPPAPLPRDRWHLEARRATGWSHHPAVLMWNGHIQGLLDYQRAICTEWTSRGYRDSCWEKSAFLVNASGFSPDPILLPSWWGSRRFHAAHRGTLLAKDPDWYGQFGWSDSPDPDGLWPSSRS, from the coding sequence ATGCAGACCTTCCTCCCCTACCCGTCGTTCGCCGAGAGTGCGCGCGTGCTGGATCGTGCTCGTCTGGGCAAGCAACGGGTGGAGACCCTCCAGATCCTGCAGGTCCTCACCGGCAACCGCCTGGTCAGTTCGGTGCGTCGCGGCGGCGGTCCTCCCGCTCCCCTCCCGCGGGACCGCTGGCATCTGGAGGCTCGGCGAGCGACGGGATGGTCACATCACCCAGCGGTGCTGATGTGGAACGGTCACATCCAGGGGCTGCTCGACTATCAACGGGCCATCTGCACCGAATGGACCAGCCGCGGCTATCGCGACTCCTGCTGGGAGAAGTCGGCGTTCCTGGTCAACGCTTCTGGGTTCTCACCGGATCCGATCCTGCTGCCCTCCTGGTGGGGTTCGCGGCGCTTCCACGCGGCCCATCGGGGGACGTTGCTGGCCAAGGATCCCGACTGGTACGGCCAGTTCGGATGGTCCGACTCCCCCGACCCTGACGGCCTCTGGCCGAGCTCTCGCTCGTGA
- the nrdR gene encoding transcriptional regulator NrdR: MHCPYCRHCDTKVLDSRVADDGQSIRRRRVCQECDKRFTTTEVMQLTVLKRSGATEPFSRDKAVAGVRKACKGRPVTEDQLAMLGQTVENTLRGEGYAEVPAHEVGVAILAPLRQLDEVAYLRFASIYRSFESAADFEDEIALMRTERQLQATPAP; the protein is encoded by the coding sequence ATGCACTGTCCGTACTGCCGTCACTGCGACACCAAGGTCCTCGACTCCCGTGTCGCCGACGACGGACAGTCGATCCGTCGGCGCCGCGTCTGCCAGGAGTGCGACAAGCGCTTCACCACGACAGAAGTGATGCAGTTGACCGTCCTCAAGCGCTCGGGTGCGACGGAACCCTTCTCGCGCGACAAGGCCGTGGCCGGCGTACGCAAGGCGTGCAAGGGCCGACCGGTCACCGAGGATCAGCTCGCCATGCTCGGCCAGACGGTCGAGAACACGTTGCGCGGCGAGGGGTACGCGGAGGTTCCGGCCCATGAGGTCGGCGTCGCGATCCTGGCTCCGTTGCGGCAGTTGGACGAGGTGGCCTACCTCCGATTCGCGTCGATCTACCGGTCCTTCGAGTCCGCGGCCGACTTCGAGGACGAGATCGCGTTGATGCGGACGGAGCGACAGCTCCAGGCAACACCCGCCCCCTAG
- a CDS encoding DUF1295 domain-containing protein: MVSTVWWAEIAAVTAAMTGTAIVAFLLRRIAIVDAGWGVAFVAAAITVTVASPSWSARSWLLLAMVVAWGGRLSWHLGRRTLSSRHDDPRYVEMLGGAIGEVPASRVVLKVFVLQAVIVAIIATPVTYGISHPMGSWWVVGIGVVAWLAGVHFESVGDAQLAAHRANLDRGPILDTGLWAWTRHPNYFGDACVWWGIWLVGAASSGWRPALATVIAPAAMTFFLVSVSGVRLTEQRMAGRPGWDAYAASTPAFIPRPPRRTRRH; this comes from the coding sequence ATGGTGAGCACGGTCTGGTGGGCGGAGATCGCCGCCGTCACCGCCGCCATGACCGGTACGGCGATCGTCGCCTTCCTGCTCCGGCGGATCGCGATCGTCGACGCCGGCTGGGGCGTGGCGTTCGTCGCCGCGGCGATCACCGTCACCGTGGCGAGCCCTTCGTGGTCGGCACGGAGTTGGCTCCTCCTGGCGATGGTCGTGGCCTGGGGCGGGCGTCTGAGCTGGCACCTCGGCCGTCGGACCCTCAGCTCTCGGCACGACGATCCGAGGTATGTCGAGATGCTCGGCGGCGCGATCGGTGAGGTCCCCGCGAGCCGGGTGGTCCTCAAGGTCTTCGTGCTCCAAGCGGTGATCGTCGCGATCATCGCGACACCGGTGACGTACGGCATCAGCCACCCGATGGGATCGTGGTGGGTGGTTGGCATCGGCGTCGTCGCCTGGCTCGCCGGAGTCCACTTCGAATCGGTCGGCGACGCCCAACTCGCGGCCCATCGTGCCAACCTCGACAGGGGACCGATCCTCGACACCGGCCTCTGGGCCTGGACCCGACACCCGAACTACTTCGGGGACGCCTGCGTGTGGTGGGGGATCTGGCTGGTCGGGGCGGCTTCAAGCGGTTGGCGTCCCGCACTGGCCACCGTGATCGCCCCTGCCGCGATGACGTTCTTCCTTGTCTCGGTCTCGGGCGTACGCCTCACCGAGCAGCGGATGGCAGGACGACCGGGCTGGGACGCGTACGCCGCCTCGACTCCGGCCTTCATCCCGCGGCCACCGCGACGTACGCGCCGACACTGA
- a CDS encoding septum formation family protein: MYRYFSVFFIFRVAFKGQFVRATLTEQGWAQQEVDKVEAARLLNGRTLHPSPWDRFSLIGVAVVVAIIVAVSSSSHAKRDASGNVTQGGDSKVGALRTGDCLPTMTGGNTKVSDLNVVPCSQAHQAEVFYAYDLSGSFPGSDAVGAEVQKTCANYLRTNMKLTPADKGKAISPWTLYPDTQETWDSNKHAVCILALDSGTTTSPIAVAK; the protein is encoded by the coding sequence GTGTACCGATATTTCTCGGTCTTCTTCATCTTCCGCGTCGCCTTCAAAGGCCAGTTCGTACGCGCCACGCTGACGGAGCAGGGCTGGGCTCAGCAAGAGGTGGACAAGGTCGAGGCGGCGAGGCTCCTGAACGGCAGGACGTTGCATCCGAGCCCGTGGGACCGTTTCTCCCTCATCGGGGTTGCCGTGGTGGTCGCCATCATCGTCGCCGTCAGTTCGTCGAGCCACGCCAAGCGCGACGCCTCAGGCAACGTCACCCAAGGTGGTGACTCGAAAGTCGGTGCCCTCCGCACGGGCGACTGCCTTCCCACGATGACTGGCGGCAACACCAAGGTGTCGGACCTGAATGTCGTGCCATGCAGCCAGGCTCACCAGGCTGAGGTCTTCTACGCGTACGACCTCTCTGGTTCGTTCCCCGGCTCTGACGCCGTTGGTGCGGAGGTTCAGAAGACCTGCGCGAACTATCTGCGCACCAACATGAAGTTGACCCCAGCGGACAAGGGCAAGGCCATTTCCCCGTGGACGCTCTATCCGGACACCCAGGAGACGTGGGACTCGAACAAGCACGCCGTCTGCATCCTGGCGCTCGACTCAGGCACGACCACGAGTCCCATCGCCGTCGCGAAGTAG